In one Lolium rigidum isolate FL_2022 chromosome 3, APGP_CSIRO_Lrig_0.1, whole genome shotgun sequence genomic region, the following are encoded:
- the LOC124694179 gene encoding uncharacterized protein LOC124694179, with translation MLLGLEKQQHDSEDNSPDANDSGELDDRRSLECSTSTEMSSNSGHRSRNRAQDDDSFDSESSSSGPTTVKRSSAVSALLPPFSRPTPSKWDDAEKWISSPTANRTGRTASAAGIPPKRSAFAFPEHGAHPPAVAKVVAEVPRNTGALAGNSVGFTQPDSLKPAQTAPIVDEPEHVVRSVSMRDMGTEMTPIASQEPSRTGTPIIASSPTSSRTPTPQRSVEFGGANVDSSKMCMSEEELQLNTRKEIMDLGERLGKTTIAAWASKEERATANFANVPADKALEIDRETRAADWQEAEKAKYLARFQREEVKIQAWENHQRAKYEAEMKRIEAKMERKRAREQDVLARKLASAGRRAEAKRQAAEARRSQEAARAEEQAAQIRKTGHIPSSFSCWCWCL, from the exons ATGCTCCTCGGGCTAGAGAAGCAGCAGCACGACAGCGAGGACAACTCGCCGGACGCCAACGACTCCGGCGAGCTCGACGACCGGA GGAGCTTGGAATGCTCCACCTCCACCGAGATGTCGAGCAACAGCGGCCACAGATCGAGGAACCGGGCTCAGGACGACGACAGCTTCGACTCCGAGAGCAGCTCGTCGGGTCCAACGACGGTGAAGAGGTCGTCGGCAGTGTCCGCTTTGCTGCCGCCCTTCTCCAGACCGACGCCGTCCAAGTGGGACGACGCAGAGAAGTGGATTTCCAGCCCGACGGCGAACCGTACTGGCCGCACAGCGAGCGCCGCTGGGATCCCGCCGAAGAGGTCGGCGTTTGCTTTCCCTGAGCACGGAGCTCATCCACCGGCCGTTGCTAAGGTGGTCGCCGAGGTGCCGAGGAACACCGGAGCCTTGGCTGGTAATTCAGTTG GTTTCACTCAGCCGGATTCCTTGAAACCTGCACAAACTGCTCCAATAGTTGATGAACCAGAACACGTAGTTAGGTCTGTCTCGATGAGAGATATGGGAACAGAAATGACTCCAATTGCCAGCCAGGAGCCCTCTCGGACAGGGACTCCTATAATAGCATCTAGCCCTACTTCCTCCCGGACACCAACTCCGCAACGCAGCGTGGAATTCGGTGGTGCTAATGTTGATTCAAGCAAGATGTGCATGTCTGAGGAGGAGCTACAGTTGAACACCAGGAAGGAAATCATGGATCTCGGTGAACGGCTAGGCAAGACAACTATAGCTGCTTGGGCAAGCAAGGAAGAGAGAGCTACTGCAAATTTCGCAAATGTTCCAGCTGATAAGGCTCTAGAAATCGACAGAGAGACCCGTGCTGCAGATTGGCAGGAGGCAGAGAAAGCAAAATATCTTGCAAG GTTTCAGAGAGAAGAGGTAAAGATTCAAGCTTGGGAAAACCACCAGAGAGCAAAATATGAAGCTGAAATGAAGAGAATAGAG GCGAAGATGGAACGAAAGCGAGCTCGAGAGCAGGACGTGCTTGCTCGGAAGCTGGCATCGGCGGGTCGCAGAGCGGAGGCAAAGAGGCAggcggcggaggcgaggaggagccaagaagcagcgAGAGCGGAGGAGCAGGCGGCGCAGATCCGGAAGACCGGGCACATACCTTCCTCGTTCTCATGCTGGTGCTGGTGCCTGTGA
- the LOC124704715 gene encoding uncharacterized protein LOC124704715, with protein sequence MEAPPPPTSLDHRVPAEERHRIERVARYVARDRDGDLAEAMLLRLLKITRNGRRWGFLAHDHPLHPYYLQQKVSEQCRILRPRPAGVADR encoded by the coding sequence ATGgaggcaccgccgccgccgacgtcgctggACCACCGGGTGCCGGCGGAGGAGAGGCACCGGATCGAGCGGGTGGCGCGGTACGTGGCGCGGGACCGGGACGGGGACCTCGCCGAAGCGATGCTGCTGCGGCTGCTCAAGATCACGCGCAACGGCCGCCGGTGGGGGTTCCTGGCGCACGACCACCCGCTCCACCCCTACTACCTCCAGCAGAAGGTCTCCGAGCAGTGCCGCATCCTCCGCCCGCGCCCCGCCGGCGTCGCTGATCGGTGA
- the LOC124704717 gene encoding uncharacterized protein LOC124704717 encodes MASIKITLAVDRSRNRFLFADAGSDFVDVLLSFLTLPLSAVQFCAAGASSPGCLFNLCDSVDRLRGSELLKVEACHGMLLTPSHYHECLGITCTHKTFAKNLPNQHRDGKSCKCWLVMARLVHAYEQASPRSGTFVRCKERFLITDDWTIKPASTNTIKSLIHKLSSDAVFHGFEEVEVCVSWEKVVSMLKASLSSDTVFADVFLPMGIDDQDAPVNVKPASVDQNIKLTSGSLSQSKIKLFYDRQEKKVMYAECKHDFVDLLLGFLTYPVGSLIKNMTDGAAISHLGSSRFKNLYTSAVDLNAAGFITEGNRKKALLNPPLSPLSQRRECFTLKEGDQQPENYMGLLPYSSCDDCCHDLVEDRRYVVDDDLLIHQASAMSVAKHWCRREKANVMDMDITMGKHEAVVLLQAMLTSKTVLTDVFIDRLEAVLPPEEPQGVRP; translated from the exons ATGGCCTCCATCAAGATCACGCTCGCCGTGGACAGGTCGCGGAATCGCTTCCTGTTCGCCGACGCGGGCTCTGATTTCGTCGACGTCCTCCTCAGCTTCCTCACGCTCCCGCTCTCCGCCGTACAGTTCTGCGCGGCAGGTGCGTCATCGCCGGGATGCCTTTTCAACCTTTGTGACAGTGTCGACCGTCTCAGGGGCAGTGAGCTGCTCAAGGTTGAGGCCTGCCATGGCATGCTTCTCACGCCTTCGCACTACCACGA GTGCCTTGGAATTACATGCACTCACAAAACCTTTGCCAAGAACCTACCAAATCAACACAGAGACGGCAAGTCCTGCAAGTGTTGGCTAGTCATGGCTAGACTTGTGCACGCCTATGAACAAGCAAGCCCTCGGTCTGGAACGTTTGTGAGATGTAAGGAACGTTTTTTAATCACCGACGACTGGACGATCAAGCCGGCATCCACCAACACCATAAAGTCGCTGATTCACAAGCTCAGTTCCGACGCCGTCTTCCATGGTTTTGAGGAGGTGGAAGTGTGCGTCAGCTGGGAGAAG GTTGTATCCATGCTGAAGGCTTCTCTTTCGTCAGATACCGTATTTGCTGATGTCTTTCTACCAATGGGAATTGATGATCAGGATGCTCCTGTCAATGTGAAACCAGCAAGCGTCGATCAGAACATTAAATTAACTTCAGGATCTTTATCACAAAGCAAGATCAAGCTTTTCTACGACAGGCAGGAGAAGAAGGTCATGTATGCTGAATGCAAGCATGACTTCGTCGATCTGCTCCTTGGCTTCTTGACTTACCCGGTGGGCTCTCTGATAAAAAACATGACTGACGGTGCTGCCATATCTCATCTTGGCAGCAGCAGGTTCAAAAATCTGTACACGAGCGCCGTTGATCTCAACGCTGCTGGATTCATAACAGAAGGCAACCGCAAGAAGGCGTTGCTGAATCCGCCCCTTAGCCCGTTGAGCCAGCGCCGTGAGTGCTTCACCCTCAAAGAAGGCGATCAACAACCGGAGAACTACATGGGTCTGTTACCATATAGCTCGTGTGATGACTGTTGTCATGACCTTGTCGAAGACCGAAGGTATGTTGTGGACGATGATCTACTCATACACCAGGCCTCTGCGATGTCGGTCGCGAAGCACTGGTGCAGGAGAGAAAAGGCTAACGTGATGGACATGGACATTACCATGGGGAAACATGAG GCTGTTGTGCTACTTCAAGCCATGCTTACCTCGAAGACAGTGCTGACCGATGTGTTCATCGACAGGCTGGAGGCAGTCCTCCCTCCAGAAGAACCCCAGGGCGTAAGACCATAA